A single region of the Maylandia zebra isolate NMK-2024a linkage group LG17, Mzebra_GT3a, whole genome shotgun sequence genome encodes:
- the LOC112430085 gene encoding serine/threonine-protein kinase pim-2-like codes for MNHTMSKSWPTYTAPRPVDLNNPLGHQTEPCISTLVKMTPDGRIEGRKRRDLPERLDKSPKKSKSSGGPKPGPSHFVSGESSLKFGLLIVPSSDSSIIKRSNKRKSTSDESEGPSSKKSRTTSPEESPTQEPSETCDSPRISGTDRKEDFLEKYQELEVLGHGGFATVFSGIRIKDSFPVAIKHVQQRRLARTTMDWNGKSTDVPLEVALLIQVGAGPHDTESSITPLLLDWFDLEDELIMVFEKPENCMDLDNYLKTTDKPLSETHVKVIMKQLVDAAITMDNKGVFHRDIKPHNILIETSSEEPRVRYIDFGCGVTFTPGQRFRRNAGTRIYNSPEWFMYGFCSAEYTTAWQLGVVMYQLLHNKLPFDCDYKIINQNPPILADISNKCRDFLTGCLRKHYKDRFTLEDLRNHMWLK; via the exons ATGAATCACACAATGTCAAAGTCTTGGCCAACTTATACTGCACCACGTCCTGTGGATCTGAATAACCCTCTAG GACACCAAACAGAGCCTTGCATCTCCACACTGGTGAAGATGACTCCAGATGGAAGAATAGAGGGAAGAAAGAGAAGGGACTTACCTGAAAGACTGGACAAATCccccaaaaaaagcaaaagcagtgGAGGTCCAAAACCGGGTCCCAGCCACTTTGTTTCTGGGGAATCCAGTTTGAAAT TTGGCCTTCTCATAGTGCCTTCAAGCGACTCTAGTATAATTAAGAGGAGCAACAAACGGAAGAGCACTAGTGACGAATCTGAGGGACCATCCAGCAAAAAAAGCAGGACAACGAGCCCAGAGGAGAGTCCCACCCAGGAACCCTCTGAAACATGTGACTCACCGAGGATATCCGGCACTGACAGAAAAG AAGACTTCCTGGAAAAATATCAAGAGCTGGAGGTGCTGGGTCATGGAGGCTTTGCCACCGTGTTTTCTGGAATACGCATAAAAGACAGTTTTCCA GTGGCAATCAAACATGTTCAACAGCGCAGACTTGCGCGCACAACAATG GATTGGAATGGGAAAAGTACTGATGTTCCCCTGGAGGTGGCGCTACTGATACAAGTTGGGGCTGGACCACATGATACGGAAAGCAGTATAACCCCACTTCTACTTGACTGGTTTGATCTGGAAGATGAGCTTATTATGGTTTTTGAGAAACCAGAAAATTGCATGGACTTAGACAATTACCTCAAAACTACAGATAAACCTCTGTCAGAGACACATGTTAAG GTCATAATGAAGCAACTAGTTGACGCAGCCATTACGATGGATAACAAGGGGGTTTTCCACCGAGATATTAAACCACACAACATTCTAATTGAAACATCTTCGGAGGAACCCCGAGTGCGATACATCGATTTTGGCTGTGGAGTCACGTTTACTCCGGGACAAAGGTTCAGGAGGAACGCAG GAACCAGGATCTACAATAGTCCAGAGTGGTTCATGTACGGCTTCTGCTCTGCAGAATATACTACAGCCTGGCAGCTGGGTGTTGTGATGTACCAGCTGTTACACAACAAGTTACCATTTGACTGCGACTACAAGATCATCAACCAAAACCCACCGATTTTAGCTGACATTTCAAACA AATGCAGGGATTTTTTGACGGGGTGTCTGAGGAAGCACTACAAGGACCGCTTCACCCTGGAGGATCTTCGGAATCACATGTGGCTCAAATGA